In Streptomyces sp. NBC_00448, the following are encoded in one genomic region:
- the rsmH gene encoding 16S rRNA (cytosine(1402)-N(4))-methyltransferase RsmH: protein MSNPSPSPRHIPVMLRRCLDLLAPALALPGAVVVDATLGLGGHSEALLTTFPACRLIAVDRDPAALKLAGERLAPFGERATLVHAVYDELPDVLERLRVPRVQGVLFDLGVSSMQLDEADRGFAYSQDAPLDMRMDQSTGISAAEVLNTYPPGELVRILRAYGEEKFARKIVDAVVREREREPFSGSARLVDVIRQALPQAAKRTGGNPAKRTFQALRIEVNGELSVLERAVPAAVAALAVGGRIAVLSYHSLEDRLVKQVLAAGAAHSAPPGLPVVPEQYQPRLKLLTRGAELPGEDEIAENRRAAPARLRGAERIREDVR from the coding sequence ATGAGCAACCCGTCCCCGTCCCCGCGGCACATCCCGGTGATGCTGCGGCGCTGCCTCGACCTGCTGGCCCCCGCGCTCGCGCTGCCCGGTGCCGTCGTGGTCGACGCCACGCTGGGGCTCGGCGGGCACAGCGAGGCGCTGCTGACCACCTTCCCCGCCTGCCGGTTGATCGCGGTGGACCGCGACCCGGCCGCGCTGAAGCTCGCCGGGGAGCGGCTGGCGCCGTTCGGGGAGCGCGCCACCCTCGTGCACGCGGTGTACGACGAACTGCCCGACGTGCTGGAACGGCTGAGGGTGCCGCGGGTGCAGGGCGTGCTCTTCGACCTCGGGGTGTCCTCGATGCAGCTGGACGAGGCCGACCGCGGCTTCGCCTACTCCCAGGACGCGCCGCTGGACATGCGGATGGACCAGTCCACCGGGATCAGCGCCGCGGAGGTGCTGAACACCTATCCGCCCGGCGAACTGGTGCGCATCCTGCGGGCTTACGGCGAGGAGAAGTTCGCCCGCAAGATCGTGGACGCGGTGGTGCGCGAGCGCGAGCGGGAGCCCTTCAGCGGCAGCGCGCGGCTGGTCGACGTGATCCGGCAGGCGCTGCCGCAGGCCGCCAAGCGGACCGGCGGGAACCCGGCGAAGCGCACCTTCCAGGCGCTGCGGATCGAGGTCAACGGCGAGCTGTCGGTGCTGGAGCGGGCCGTTCCCGCGGCGGTGGCCGCGCTGGCGGTGGGCGGCCGGATCGCCGTGCTGTCGTACCACTCGCTGGAGGACCGGCTGGTCAAGCAGGTCCTCGCGGCCGGTGCCGCGCACTCCGCGCCGCCGGGCCTGCCGGTGGTGCCCGAGCAGTACCAGCCCCGGTTGAAGCTGCTCACCCGCGGCGCCGAACTGCCGGGCGAGGACGAGATCGCCGAGAACCGCCGGGCCGCGCCGGCCCGGCTGCGCGGTGCGGAGCGCATCCGGGAGGACGTGCGATGA
- a CDS encoding AAA family ATPase gives MTTFDARAELSDLTTTAERVRRSVENVIEGKPEVVRIALTVLLAEGHLLIEDVPGVGKTMLSKALARSIDCSVRRIQFTPDLLPSDITGVSVFDQQQRDFEFKPGAIFAQIVVGDEINRASPKTQSALLESMEERQVTVDGTTYELPSPFMVIATQNPVEMEGTYPLPEAQRDRFTARVSIGYPSPEAELKMLDVHGGVSPLDDLQPVAHAHDIVKLIEAVRQVHVADPIRRYAVALVGATRSHPDLRLGASPRATLHLVRAARASAALDGREYVLPDDVQALASSVLAHRLLPTAQAQLNRRTPEQVVTEIVQRVPVPDPAAGNGAGAWPQRPGGRPQGTPDARGL, from the coding sequence GTGACGACCTTTGACGCTCGAGCGGAACTGAGCGATCTGACCACGACCGCGGAGCGGGTGCGCCGGAGCGTGGAGAACGTGATCGAGGGCAAGCCCGAGGTCGTACGCATCGCACTGACCGTTCTGCTGGCGGAGGGGCATCTGCTGATCGAGGACGTGCCGGGCGTGGGCAAGACCATGCTGTCCAAGGCGCTGGCGCGGTCGATCGACTGCTCCGTACGGCGTATCCAGTTCACTCCCGACCTGCTGCCGTCGGACATCACCGGCGTGAGCGTCTTCGACCAGCAGCAGCGGGACTTCGAGTTCAAACCCGGGGCGATCTTCGCGCAGATCGTGGTCGGCGACGAGATCAACCGCGCCTCGCCGAAGACGCAGTCGGCGCTGCTGGAGTCGATGGAGGAGCGCCAGGTCACCGTCGACGGCACCACCTACGAACTGCCCAGCCCCTTCATGGTGATCGCCACCCAGAACCCGGTGGAGATGGAGGGCACCTATCCGCTGCCGGAGGCGCAGCGGGACCGTTTCACCGCCCGGGTGTCGATCGGCTACCCGAGCCCGGAGGCGGAGCTGAAGATGCTCGACGTGCACGGCGGGGTCTCCCCGCTGGACGACCTCCAACCGGTCGCGCACGCGCACGACATCGTGAAGCTGATCGAGGCGGTCCGGCAGGTGCACGTCGCCGACCCGATCCGCCGCTACGCGGTCGCCCTCGTCGGCGCCACCCGCAGCCACCCCGACCTCCGGCTGGGCGCCTCCCCGCGTGCCACGCTGCACCTGGTGCGGGCCGCCCGCGCCTCCGCGGCCCTGGACGGCCGTGAGTACGTCCTGCCGGACGACGTGCAGGCGCTGGCGTCCTCGGTCCTCGCGCACCGGCTGCTGCCGACCGCGCAGGCGCAGCTCAACCGGCGTACGCCGGAGCAGGTGGTGACCGAGATCGTGCAGCGGGTGCCGGTGCCCGATCCGGCGGCCGGCAACGGCGCCGGGGCCTGGCCGCAGCGGC
- the mraZ gene encoding division/cell wall cluster transcriptional repressor MraZ produces MFLGFLGTYTPRLDDKNRLVLPSRFREQLTDGLVITRGQERCLYVWPVEGFRAATEQLSTAPLTSKTARDYLRVLFAGAHDEVPDKQGRVTVPQPLRDYAGLVRECAVIGANTRVEIWSAEAWERYLADQEDTFSALSQEVPTGLL; encoded by the coding sequence GTGTTCCTGGGATTCCTCGGGACGTACACCCCGCGGCTGGACGACAAGAACCGGCTGGTGCTGCCGTCCCGGTTCCGCGAGCAGCTCACCGACGGACTGGTGATCACCCGTGGGCAGGAGCGCTGCCTGTACGTATGGCCGGTCGAGGGCTTCCGGGCCGCCACCGAGCAGCTGTCCACCGCGCCGCTCACCTCCAAGACCGCCCGTGACTACCTGCGGGTGCTGTTCGCCGGTGCGCATGACGAAGTGCCCGACAAGCAGGGCCGGGTGACGGTCCCGCAGCCGCTGCGGGACTACGCGGGCCTGGTCCGGGAATGCGCGGTGATCGGCGCGAACACCCGGGTGGAGATCTGGTCGGCGGAGGCGTGGGAGCGGTATCTGGCAGACCAGGAAGACACCTTTTCGGCCCTGTCACAGGAGGTTCCGACCGGATTACTGTGA
- a CDS encoding beta-class carbonic anhydrase has product MSIHASAPANPPAPEDPGADASVTDRLVTANQRYAEQFTDPGMGAAPVLRVAVVACMDARLDLHKALGLELGDCHTIRNAGGVVTDDTIRSLAISQRALGTRSVVLIHHTNCGMQTITEDFRTELEHEVGQRPTWAVEAFTDIDQDVRQSMARVRTSPFLAHTGDVRGFVFDVHTGLLREITNK; this is encoded by the coding sequence ATGTCGATACATGCCAGCGCTCCCGCGAATCCCCCCGCCCCCGAAGACCCGGGCGCCGACGCTTCCGTGACCGACCGGCTGGTCACCGCCAACCAGCGCTACGCCGAACAGTTCACCGACCCCGGCATGGGCGCCGCCCCCGTCCTGAGGGTGGCGGTCGTGGCCTGCATGGACGCCCGCCTCGACCTCCACAAGGCGCTCGGCCTGGAGTTGGGCGACTGCCACACCATCCGCAACGCCGGCGGTGTGGTCACCGACGACACCATCCGGTCCCTTGCCATCAGCCAGCGCGCGCTGGGTACACGCTCCGTCGTACTCATCCACCACACCAACTGCGGCATGCAGACCATCACCGAGGACTTCCGCACCGAACTGGAGCACGAGGTCGGCCAGCGGCCCACCTGGGCGGTCGAGGCGTTCACCGACATCGACCAGGACGTGCGGCAGTCCATGGCCCGGGTGCGGACCTCCCCGTTCCTGGCCCACACCGGCGACGTGCGCGGCTTCGTCTTCGACGTGCACACCGGCCTGCTGCGGGAAATCACGAACAAGTAA